The Collimonas sp. PA-H2 genome contains a region encoding:
- a CDS encoding GNAT family N-acetyltransferase: MSLQVREASADDAALIAELTRACWTERVAASSSGHREQTERVRQDLQRGGGFILLLDGQPAGSVRWLPSDTETEVWEILRMGVLPAYRGQGLSQHLMEAIIHRAQGADVHELRLAVGADQARVVDLYAVFEFELAPELEYTRANPLQEPPTVMRRWLRR, from the coding sequence ATGAGCCTGCAGGTGCGTGAAGCCAGCGCCGACGATGCCGCACTGATCGCCGAGCTGACCCGCGCTTGCTGGACGGAGCGGGTCGCCGCCAGTTCCAGCGGCCATCGCGAACAAACCGAGCGGGTCCGGCAAGACCTGCAGCGTGGCGGCGGCTTCATTCTGCTGCTGGATGGCCAGCCAGCCGGTTCGGTGCGCTGGCTGCCGTCGGATACCGAAACCGAGGTATGGGAAATCCTGCGCATGGGCGTGTTGCCGGCCTATCGCGGCCAAGGCCTGTCCCAGCATTTGATGGAAGCGATCATTCATCGCGCCCAAGGCGCCGATGTGCATGAGCTGCGGCTGGCGGTGGGCGCCGACCAGGCGCGCGTGGTCGACTTGTATGCCGTGTTTGAATTCGAACTGGCGCCGGAGCTGGAATACACCCGCGCCAATCCGCTGCAAGAGCCGCCGACGGTGATGCGGCGCTGGCTCAGGCGCTAG
- a CDS encoding ABC transporter substrate-binding protein, with protein sequence MNKLTRCCFASIAVLAVCGRASAQIKIGVDIAVTGPAAAIGAPTKNAILLWPKEIAGQKVEYIILDDASDPTNAVRNARKLISEERVDLIVGPNTTPAALALLDVVAESGTPMLALAASASIVEPQDAKRAWAFKLPQNDSHMATILTQHMAANGIKTVGFIGFADAYGDSWWREFSHLAELRKIKVVAGERYNRNDSSVTGQILKIMAAQPDAVLIAASATPAVLPQKTLVERGYKGRIYQTHGIATADFLKVGGKDVEGTFFPTGPAVVAKQLPLSNPVRKTALDFTRRYEAAYGADTMTQFAADAWGAYMLIANAVPQALTAGAPGSKQFRAALRSALENTHDLTIPQGVVNMSSKDHVGLDQRSCVMGRIVNNKFSYAYGG encoded by the coding sequence ATGAATAAACTTACGCGCTGCTGTTTTGCTTCCATCGCCGTGCTGGCCGTCTGCGGCCGCGCCAGCGCGCAAATCAAAATCGGTGTCGACATCGCCGTCACCGGCCCGGCAGCCGCCATCGGCGCACCCACTAAAAACGCCATCCTGCTGTGGCCGAAAGAGATCGCTGGGCAGAAGGTCGAGTACATCATCCTGGACGACGCCTCCGATCCGACCAATGCCGTGCGCAATGCGCGCAAGCTGATCAGCGAAGAAAGGGTCGACCTGATCGTCGGCCCCAATACCACGCCGGCGGCGCTGGCGCTGCTGGATGTGGTGGCTGAGTCCGGTACGCCGATGCTGGCGCTGGCGGCTTCTGCCTCGATTGTCGAGCCGCAGGACGCCAAACGCGCCTGGGCCTTCAAGCTGCCGCAAAACGATTCGCACATGGCCACCATCCTGACCCAGCACATGGCCGCTAACGGGATTAAAACGGTCGGCTTCATCGGCTTTGCCGACGCCTACGGCGACAGCTGGTGGCGCGAGTTTTCGCATTTGGCCGAGCTGCGCAAGATCAAGGTGGTCGCCGGCGAGCGCTATAACCGCAACGACAGCAGCGTGACCGGGCAGATCCTCAAGATCATGGCGGCGCAGCCGGACGCGGTATTGATCGCCGCTTCGGCGACGCCGGCGGTGCTGCCGCAAAAGACCCTGGTCGAACGCGGCTACAAGGGCCGGATCTACCAGACCCATGGCATCGCCACCGCCGATTTCCTGAAGGTGGGCGGCAAGGATGTCGAAGGCACTTTCTTCCCCACTGGCCCGGCCGTGGTGGCCAAGCAGCTGCCGCTGTCCAATCCAGTCAGGAAAACCGCGCTGGATTTCACCCGCCGCTATGAAGCCGCCTATGGCGCCGACACCATGACGCAATTCGCCGCCGATGCCTGGGGCGCTTATATGTTGATCGCCAACGCCGTGCCGCAGGCGCTGACAGCGGGGGCGCCCGGCAGCAAGCAGTTCCGCGCCGCGCTGCGTAGCGCATTGGAAAACACCCATGACCTGACGATCCCGCAAGGCGTGGTCAACATGAGTTCCAAGGATCATGTCGGACTGGACCAGCGCTCGTGCGTGATGGGGCGCATCGTCAATAATAAATTCAGCTACGCCTACGGCGGTTGA
- the panC gene encoding pantoate--beta-alanine ligase: protein MKIISSIEELRDQLRGQLRTAFVPTMGNLHEGHLSLMRLAKKHGDPIVASIFVNRLQFGPNEDFDKYPRTFAADVEKLEKEGVYVLFAPTEKDLYPEPQEFRVRPPDDLGNTLEGEFRPGFFTGVTTVVLKLFSCVQPRVAVFGKKDYQQLMIVRNMAKQFALPTEIIAAETWRADDGLALSSRNMYLSAEERAEAPALFKTLNQVAEEVRAGHLDIFELEKEAMAQLGSRGWKPDYISIRKRCDLQAPAAGDLAQGEKLVVLAAAKLGTTRLIDNLEI, encoded by the coding sequence ATGAAAATCATTTCCTCGATCGAAGAGCTACGCGACCAGCTGCGCGGCCAATTGCGCACCGCATTCGTGCCGACCATGGGCAACCTGCATGAGGGCCACCTGTCGCTGATGCGCCTGGCCAAGAAGCACGGCGATCCTATCGTCGCTTCCATCTTCGTCAATCGCCTGCAGTTCGGCCCCAACGAGGATTTCGATAAATACCCGCGCACCTTCGCCGCCGACGTCGAGAAACTGGAAAAGGAAGGCGTCTACGTCCTCTTCGCTCCGACCGAAAAAGACTTGTATCCGGAACCGCAGGAATTCCGCGTGCGGCCGCCCGACGATCTCGGCAATACGCTGGAGGGCGAATTCCGCCCGGGCTTCTTTACCGGCGTCACGACCGTGGTGCTGAAACTGTTTTCCTGCGTGCAGCCGCGCGTGGCGGTGTTCGGCAAGAAGGACTACCAGCAGCTGATGATCGTCCGCAACATGGCCAAGCAGTTCGCCCTGCCGACCGAAATCATTGCCGCCGAAACCTGGCGCGCCGACGACGGCCTGGCGCTGTCCTCGCGCAATATGTACCTGTCGGCCGAGGAACGCGCAGAAGCGCCGGCCCTGTTCAAGACGCTCAACCAGGTTGCCGAAGAAGTACGTGCCGGCCATCTCGACATCTTCGAGCTGGAAAAAGAAGCGATGGCGCAGCTCGGCAGCCGCGGCTGGAAGCCCGACTACATCTCGATCCGCAAGCGCTGCGACCTGCAGGCGCCGGCCGCCGGCGACCTGGCGCAGGGTGAAAAGCTGGTGGTGCTGGCCGCTGCCAAGCTCGGCACCACGCGCCTGATCGACAACCTGGAGATATAA
- a CDS encoding HPP family protein, producing MNSFGLWLRGFIPGPVVVNATERLRACCGALLGILLTGLVSHWVLGAGAPLPLLIAPMGASAVLLFGVPASPLAQPWSIIGGNLVAAVIGVACARWVHDPVFAPALAVSLAIGAMFALRCLHPPSGAVALTAVLGGPAVTSQGFHFVLTPVLLNSFLLLLVALLFNNATKRRYPHSAHQDPAKLHKTSDQPSGTRVGFTQEDLDYVLQQYNQVLDVSRDDLESLILQTEMHAYQRRFGAITCADIMSRDVVSVEYGTSLEDAWALLLKHRIKALPVINQARRLVGIVTQTDFMRQVDLQLYAGVDQRLKQFLRRTTGMYSDKPEVVGQIMSAAVKSAASAMHIVELVQPLSDSGIHHIPIVDDENRLVGMVTQSDMVAALYRGNANLTAL from the coding sequence ATGAATTCGTTTGGTTTGTGGTTGCGCGGTTTTATTCCAGGTCCTGTGGTGGTCAACGCCACCGAACGCTTGCGCGCCTGTTGCGGCGCTTTGCTGGGGATTTTGCTGACCGGGCTGGTGAGTCACTGGGTACTCGGTGCGGGTGCTCCCTTGCCTTTGCTGATCGCGCCTATGGGTGCTTCTGCCGTGCTGCTGTTCGGTGTGCCGGCCAGCCCGCTGGCGCAACCCTGGTCTATCATCGGCGGCAATCTGGTGGCCGCCGTGATCGGCGTCGCCTGCGCGCGCTGGGTCCACGATCCGGTGTTTGCCCCGGCGCTGGCGGTGTCGCTGGCGATCGGCGCCATGTTTGCCTTGCGTTGCCTGCATCCGCCCAGCGGCGCGGTGGCGCTGACGGCGGTACTGGGCGGACCGGCGGTGACCAGCCAGGGCTTCCATTTCGTCCTGACGCCGGTGTTGCTGAATTCCTTCCTGTTGCTGCTGGTGGCGCTGTTGTTCAATAACGCCACCAAACGCCGTTACCCGCACAGCGCCCATCAGGATCCGGCCAAGCTGCACAAGACCAGCGACCAGCCCAGCGGAACCCGAGTCGGTTTCACGCAAGAAGACCTGGACTACGTGTTGCAGCAATATAACCAGGTGCTGGATGTCAGCCGCGACGACCTGGAAAGCCTGATCCTGCAGACCGAGATGCACGCCTACCAGCGCCGCTTCGGCGCCATCACTTGTGCCGACATCATGTCGCGCGATGTGGTGAGCGTCGAGTACGGTACTTCGCTGGAGGATGCCTGGGCCTTGCTGTTGAAGCACCGCATCAAGGCCTTGCCGGTGATTAACCAGGCACGGCGCCTGGTCGGCATCGTCACCCAGACCGATTTCATGCGCCAGGTGGATTTGCAGCTGTACGCCGGCGTCGATCAGCGCCTGAAACAGTTCTTGCGGCGTACCACCGGCATGTATTCGGACAAGCCGGAGGTGGTCGGCCAGATCATGAGCGCCGCGGTGAAGAGCGCGGCTTCGGCTATGCATATCGTCGAGCTGGTGCAGCCGCTGTCCGATTCCGGCATCCACCATATTCCGATTGTCGACGATGAGAACCGGCTGGTCGGCATGGTGACCCAGTCCGACATGGTGGCTGCTTTATACCGGGGCAACGCAAACCTGACTGCGCTTTAA
- a CDS encoding ScpA family protein, producing the protein MSQNSSDAAELTLEGQPDSTPNVIDGVAYARLYGEPLFRMPTDLYIPPDALEVFLEAFEGPLDLLLYLIRKQNFNILDIPMAQVTLQYLEYVDQIRITNLELAAEYLLMAAMLIEIKSRMLLPVRKTDSEEAEDPRAELVRRLLEYEQMKLAAREIDALPLLGRDYVRTQIYIEQNTVTRWPDVNMDDLQAAWADVIKRAKLTAHHTISREELSVREHMTGILRRLQSARFVEFAELFDPARGVPVLVVNFIALLELAKETLIEITQAEPFAPIYVRLAYSPSYAPA; encoded by the coding sequence ATGAGCCAGAATTCGTCGGATGCCGCCGAACTGACCTTGGAAGGCCAACCCGATTCGACCCCGAACGTGATCGACGGCGTCGCTTACGCGCGCCTGTACGGCGAGCCGCTGTTCCGCATGCCGACCGACCTGTACATTCCGCCGGATGCACTGGAAGTCTTCCTGGAAGCATTCGAAGGTCCGCTCGATCTGTTGCTGTACCTGATCCGCAAGCAGAATTTCAACATCCTCGACATCCCGATGGCGCAGGTGACCCTGCAATACCTGGAATACGTCGACCAGATCCGCATCACCAACCTGGAGCTGGCGGCAGAGTATCTGCTGATGGCGGCCATGCTGATCGAGATCAAGTCGCGCATGCTGCTGCCGGTGCGCAAGACCGACAGCGAAGAAGCCGAGGACCCGCGCGCCGAGCTGGTGCGGCGCCTGCTGGAATACGAGCAGATGAAGCTGGCGGCGCGCGAGATCGACGCCCTGCCGCTGCTCGGGCGCGACTATGTGCGCACCCAGATCTACATCGAGCAGAACACGGTCACGCGCTGGCCGGACGTCAACATGGACGATTTGCAGGCAGCCTGGGCCGACGTCATCAAGCGCGCCAAACTCACCGCCCACCACACCATCAGCCGCGAAGAACTGTCGGTGCGCGAGCACATGACCGGGATCTTGCGGCGCTTGCAATCGGCGCGCTTCGTCGAATTTGCCGAACTGTTCGATCCTGCGCGCGGCGTGCCGGTGCTGGTGGTGAACTTCATCGCCCTGCTGGAGCTGGCCAAGGAAACCCTGATCGAGATTACCCAGGCCGAACCTTTTGCGCCTATTTACGTGCGGCTAGCCTATTCGCCAAGCTACGCTCCGGCATAA
- a CDS encoding DUF3460 family protein, with product MKFSKQIYGYQSDITKFVAELKEKNPKLEEQQLAGRALLWDKTPIDLDSQNRTEESRVDQQPYVYQNNH from the coding sequence ATGAAATTTTCCAAACAAATTTACGGTTACCAATCCGACATCACCAAGTTCGTTGCAGAACTCAAGGAAAAGAATCCAAAGCTGGAAGAACAGCAGCTGGCCGGCCGCGCCCTGCTGTGGGACAAGACCCCGATCGACCTGGACAGCCAGAACCGGACTGAGGAATCCCGCGTCGACCAGCAACCCTACGTGTATCAAAACAATCACTAA
- the bamE gene encoding outer membrane protein assembly factor BamE produces the protein MKSWARKVLLLLTPLLVAACDQNGNFVQEAGLEKLNRGVSSEADVRNAMGQPDTVWEKENGERTLEYPKGPAGTRTWMFYIGQDGKLADYKQVLTEENFARIKAGMRKEEVRQMLGKPRTVVQFTRKNEEVWDWRYIQSDASQAFFNVHMDITSGLVTGTSVSQVYGH, from the coding sequence ATGAAATCATGGGCACGCAAGGTTTTGTTATTGCTGACGCCATTGCTGGTCGCGGCTTGCGATCAGAATGGCAACTTCGTACAGGAGGCGGGCTTGGAAAAACTCAACCGCGGCGTATCGTCGGAAGCCGACGTACGCAACGCCATGGGCCAGCCGGATACGGTCTGGGAAAAGGAAAACGGCGAGCGTACGCTGGAGTATCCGAAAGGCCCGGCCGGCACTCGCACCTGGATGTTCTATATCGGCCAGGATGGCAAGCTGGCCGACTACAAGCAGGTGCTGACCGAAGAGAATTTCGCCAGGATCAAGGCCGGCATGCGCAAGGAAGAAGTCAGGCAGATGCTGGGCAAGCCGCGCACCGTGGTGCAGTTTACCCGCAAGAACGAAGAAGTCTGGGACTGGCGCTACATCCAGAGCGACGCCAGCCAGGCTTTCTTCAATGTCCACATGGATATCACCAGCGGCCTGGTGACGGGCACTTCAGTGTCGCAAGTCTACGGCCATTGA
- a CDS encoding iron ABC transporter permease: MTSITTLRRAILILCCLTAVAGLALSLAVLCGSSGCGRPLVADQIYLSLRLPRALTAFVVGGLLALAGALMQVLLRNPLADPYVLGLSGGSAAGALSALLVASHFNFMGDTAAAIGAALGAGLAVSLLFGLARQALRRLPSVAQHSGHRLILTGVMIAAGFGAIVTLVLTLAPDAQLRGMLFWLMGDLEDGRLLLPAALLLLLLLLWSVFKAQQLNLLARGEGFAQLLGVPVLRLRWMTLAAASLATAAAVTVAGTIGFIGLVVPHAIRLLVGNDQRILLPASVLAGGAALALADLAARTVVAPTQLPVGVITALVGVPVFLWLLSRSRA; encoded by the coding sequence TTGACTAGCATCACGACACTGCGCCGCGCCATCCTGATCCTGTGCTGCCTGACGGCAGTCGCGGGATTGGCGCTGTCGCTCGCGGTGCTGTGCGGCAGCAGCGGCTGCGGGCGGCCTTTGGTTGCAGACCAGATCTATCTTTCCTTGCGCCTGCCGCGGGCGCTCACGGCTTTCGTCGTCGGCGGCCTGCTGGCGCTGGCCGGGGCGTTGATGCAGGTATTGCTGCGCAATCCCCTGGCCGATCCTTATGTACTGGGCTTGTCCGGCGGCTCGGCCGCTGGCGCCTTGTCGGCCTTGCTGGTGGCCAGCCATTTCAATTTCATGGGTGATACCGCCGCTGCCATCGGCGCTGCTCTCGGCGCGGGGTTGGCGGTATCGCTGTTGTTCGGGCTGGCGCGCCAGGCTTTGCGGCGCCTGCCCAGCGTGGCCCAGCATAGCGGCCATCGCTTGATTCTTACGGGCGTGATGATCGCCGCCGGCTTCGGCGCGATCGTGACGCTGGTGCTGACCCTGGCGCCCGATGCGCAGCTGCGCGGCATGCTGTTCTGGCTGATGGGCGACCTGGAAGACGGCCGCCTGCTGTTGCCGGCGGCGCTGCTGTTGCTGCTGCTCTTGCTCTGGAGTGTGTTCAAGGCGCAGCAGCTCAATTTGCTGGCGCGCGGCGAAGGTTTCGCCCAGCTGCTTGGCGTGCCAGTTTTGCGCTTGCGCTGGATGACCCTGGCGGCGGCGTCGCTGGCGACCGCAGCAGCGGTGACGGTGGCCGGTACGATCGGTTTTATCGGACTGGTGGTGCCGCACGCGATCCGTCTGCTGGTCGGCAACGACCAGCGCATCCTGCTGCCGGCCAGCGTGCTGGCGGGCGGCGCCGCGCTGGCGCTGGCCGATCTGGCGGCGCGTACCGTGGTGGCGCCGACACAGTTGCCGGTGGGCGTGATTACCGCCCTGGTCGGCGTGCCGGTGTTCCTGTGGCTGCTGTCGCGCAGCCGCGCATGA
- a CDS encoding TonB-dependent siderophore receptor, producing the protein MTLSLSRRSGATLKPLALASAILSCSCGSAFAQTVQDQNLAPVVVTAARVAQPQTDALPHTTVISAEDIRNSQAPDLPALLERQAGIQITRVGGPGQQASLFMRGANTTETLILIDGVPIRRQASYGSPALENILPDQIDHIEIVRGNVSAIYGSGAIGGVVQIFTKRGNGAPAFNASVEAGSRGTYQGNVGVSGKSGDTRYALALTRFKTDGFSAQNPLQSPNVNPDRNGNSNTSVSGSVSQEWSKGSEVGARIYANDAKYTYDDAYGMPTDQNRGHSKSQSIAVFSKNNFTQDWTSTLTLSQNVNRDNLDGLTLFGNSSNGYKSTQNLLQWANELRVSPMWTATAGVDAGREKADVNSNSSFGNSSNSFSRSTSSVYAGALGKIGAHQLQLNLRHDDVGGSGSDNTGYLGYGYALTDSVKLIANASTAFNAPTPVQLFDPLYGNANLKAERSKSYELGVQYAAGATLLRATLFDTRTHDQFGYNPATFRAINIARSKNQGLELSASATLLEIDWRASLTLQDPKDESTGKTLVRRAKTLGSFGAAKSFGAWRLGTDVQYTDSRSDIPGNPQLAPYWLTNANVRYQLTKQTSLFGRIENLFNRDYQTAYGYNQPSRGLFVGVNWQQ; encoded by the coding sequence ATGACTTTATCTTTATCACGCCGCTCCGGCGCGACCCTGAAGCCGCTCGCGCTGGCTTCCGCCATTCTTTCCTGCAGCTGCGGCTCTGCTTTCGCCCAAACCGTTCAGGACCAGAATCTGGCGCCGGTAGTAGTGACCGCCGCCCGCGTCGCGCAGCCGCAAACCGATGCCTTGCCGCACACCACGGTGATCAGCGCCGAAGACATCCGCAATTCGCAAGCGCCTGATTTGCCGGCCTTGCTGGAGCGCCAGGCCGGTATCCAGATTACCCGCGTCGGCGGCCCTGGCCAGCAGGCCTCGCTGTTCATGCGCGGCGCCAATACCACTGAAACGCTGATCCTGATCGATGGCGTGCCGATCCGCCGCCAGGCTTCCTACGGCTCGCCGGCGCTGGAAAATATCCTGCCTGACCAGATCGATCATATCGAAATCGTGCGCGGCAATGTCTCGGCGATCTACGGCTCCGGCGCCATCGGCGGCGTGGTGCAGATCTTCACCAAGCGCGGCAATGGCGCACCGGCCTTCAATGCTTCGGTCGAAGCCGGTTCGCGCGGCACCTATCAAGGCAACGTCGGCGTCAGCGGCAAGAGCGGCGACACCCGTTACGCCCTGGCCCTGACACGTTTCAAGACCGACGGCTTTTCGGCGCAGAACCCGTTGCAGAGCCCGAACGTCAATCCCGACCGTAATGGCAACAGCAACACCAGCGTCTCGGGATCGGTATCGCAGGAATGGAGCAAGGGCAGTGAAGTCGGTGCCCGCATATACGCCAACGACGCCAAGTACACCTATGACGATGCCTACGGCATGCCGACCGACCAGAACCGCGGCCATTCCAAGAGCCAGTCGATTGCCGTGTTTTCCAAGAATAACTTTACCCAGGACTGGACTTCCACACTGACGCTGTCGCAAAATGTCAACCGCGACAACCTCGACGGCCTGACCTTGTTCGGCAACAGCAGCAATGGCTACAAGAGCACGCAAAACCTGTTGCAATGGGCCAACGAATTGCGCGTGTCGCCAATGTGGACAGCTACTGCCGGTGTCGACGCCGGCCGTGAAAAGGCGGACGTCAATTCCAACAGCAGCTTCGGCAATTCCAGCAACAGTTTTTCGCGCTCGACTTCCAGCGTGTATGCCGGTGCGCTTGGCAAAATCGGCGCGCATCAGCTGCAGCTTAATCTGCGCCATGACGATGTCGGCGGTTCCGGTTCGGACAATACCGGCTACCTCGGCTACGGCTATGCGCTGACCGACAGTGTCAAGCTGATCGCTAATGCATCGACCGCATTCAACGCGCCGACGCCGGTGCAGTTGTTTGACCCGCTGTACGGCAACGCCAATCTCAAGGCCGAGCGCTCCAAGTCCTATGAACTGGGTGTGCAGTACGCTGCCGGCGCGACCTTGTTGCGCGCCACCTTGTTCGATACCCGCACGCACGACCAGTTCGGCTACAATCCTGCGACTTTCCGGGCCATCAATATAGCCCGTTCCAAGAACCAGGGACTGGAGCTGAGCGCCAGCGCCACGCTGCTTGAAATCGACTGGCGCGCCAGCCTGACCTTGCAGGATCCGAAAGACGAATCGACCGGCAAGACCCTGGTGCGCCGCGCCAAGACACTTGGTTCCTTCGGTGCGGCGAAAAGCTTCGGCGCCTGGCGTCTCGGCACTGATGTGCAGTACACCGACAGCCGCTCCGATATCCCCGGCAACCCGCAGCTGGCGCCGTACTGGCTGACCAACGCCAATGTCCGCTATCAGCTTACCAAGCAGACGTCGCTGTTCGGTCGTATCGAGAACCTGTTCAACCGCGACTATCAAACCGCCTACGGTTATAACCAGCCGTCACGCGGCTTGTTTGTTGGTGTAAATTGGCAGCAGTAA
- a CDS encoding FadR/GntR family transcriptional regulator: MFNKLNANRTSLSDTVAQELLKKIQTGEFGPGARLPTEPALSEQFGVSRTVVREAISRLKNEGAVEPRQGSGVYVSEQGHLRPLRIQFDQASSADAVLQIVELRRAIDAEVAALAATRRTPRQLKAIETALKGIEADVNAGGDGVMADVMFHRSIAEATGNPFLLQTLAFLSQYLEAATAVTRSNEARRDDFMRQVYEEHAAIASAIAAGDALGARNAAQNHMFNAARRLSLGAVPVKAAAPAKTKSTSKKP, translated from the coding sequence ATGTTCAATAAACTGAATGCCAACCGTACTTCCCTGAGCGATACCGTGGCCCAGGAATTGCTGAAAAAAATACAAACCGGCGAGTTCGGCCCCGGCGCCAGGCTGCCGACCGAACCGGCGCTGTCGGAGCAGTTCGGTGTCAGCCGCACCGTGGTGCGCGAAGCGATTTCCCGCTTGAAGAATGAAGGTGCGGTAGAGCCGCGCCAGGGCAGCGGCGTATATGTCAGCGAACAAGGCCATCTGCGGCCCTTGCGCATCCAGTTCGACCAGGCTTCCTCGGCCGACGCTGTGCTGCAGATCGTCGAGCTGCGCCGCGCCATCGATGCCGAAGTGGCAGCGCTGGCCGCCACCCGCCGCACGCCGCGCCAGCTGAAAGCCATCGAAACCGCATTGAAAGGCATCGAAGCCGATGTCAACGCCGGCGGCGACGGCGTCATGGCCGACGTGATGTTCCATCGCAGCATCGCCGAGGCCACCGGCAATCCTTTCCTGCTGCAGACGCTGGCCTTCCTCAGCCAGTACCTGGAAGCCGCTACCGCTGTCACCCGCAGCAACGAAGCGCGGCGCGACGATTTCATGCGCCAGGTCTATGAAGAGCATGCCGCCATCGCTTCCGCCATCGCCGCCGGCGATGCGCTGGGCGCGCGCAATGCCGCGCAAAACCATATGTTCAACGCGGCGCGCCGCCTGTCGCTAGGCGCGGTGCCGGTCAAAGCGGCGGCGCCAGCCAAAACCAAGAGCACTTCAAAAAAACCTTAA
- a CDS encoding ABC transporter ATP-binding protein: MNEFSASLLSAEQLSVSVDHKILCTRLDWQVMPGQFWCVLGRNGIGKTTLLHTLAGLVRPASGRVEIQGNPIGSIKPQQLARLRGLLAQQQADAFSSSVLAAVIAGRHPYQFGFGWDREEDRAQAMQALQRVRMDAFSEHDVMRLSGGERQRVALATLLTQDPLLLMLDEPTAHQDAAAQIVVMELLHKIVNALPRKKAVIAACHDINLVARYASHVLLLGDGQTWQGSIDKVLQPELLQAAFGCAFEVLDNGARRMFMPLADTVSASA, from the coding sequence ATGAACGAATTCAGCGCATCGTTGCTTTCTGCCGAACAGCTGAGTGTCAGCGTCGATCATAAAATCTTGTGCACGCGGCTGGACTGGCAAGTGATGCCGGGCCAGTTCTGGTGCGTGCTGGGCCGCAACGGCATCGGCAAAACCACGCTGCTGCATACACTGGCGGGTCTGGTGCGGCCAGCCAGCGGCCGCGTGGAGATCCAGGGAAATCCCATCGGCAGCATCAAGCCGCAGCAGCTTGCGCGTCTGCGCGGCTTGCTGGCGCAGCAGCAGGCCGATGCCTTTTCCAGCAGTGTGCTGGCGGCGGTGATCGCCGGCCGCCATCCCTATCAGTTCGGCTTCGGCTGGGATCGCGAGGAAGACCGCGCCCAGGCCATGCAAGCCTTGCAGCGCGTCAGGATGGACGCCTTCAGCGAGCATGACGTGATGCGCTTGTCCGGCGGTGAGCGGCAACGAGTGGCGCTGGCGACGCTGCTGACGCAGGATCCTTTGCTGCTGATGCTGGATGAGCCGACCGCGCACCAGGACGCTGCGGCGCAAATCGTGGTGATGGAATTGCTGCACAAGATAGTCAATGCGTTGCCGCGCAAAAAAGCGGTGATCGCCGCCTGCCACGACATCAACCTGGTGGCGCGCTACGCCAGCCATGTGCTGCTGCTGGGAGATGGCCAGACCTGGCAGGGCAGCATCGACAAGGTGCTGCAGCCTGAGCTGTTGCAAGCGGCGTTCGGCTGTGCGTTCGAAGTACTGGATAACGGTGCGCGGCGCATGTTCATGCCGCTGGCCGATACTGTTTCCGCATCAGCTTGA
- a CDS encoding cobalamin-binding protein: MASLAAPPAVFAAPIAVQDDARHTVTLPQPAQRIVSLAPHATELLFAAGAGGYVVGVSDYSDYPLAAKQLPSIGSSSALDIERIAALKPDLVIAWSSGNSASQLARLRALGIPVFESEPRQLEVIASSLQRLGQLAGVPDSGAAAAKAFSARLAQLTATYQQRPPVRVFYQIWQKPLMTLNGSHMVSSVIRLCGGENVFGQLPQLAPTVSTEAVLTANPEVIFAADGGNAPDTGWRRFPKLAAVAGDNLFALTPDWMSRPGPRILDGAAELCQKLDLARSHRH, translated from the coding sequence ATGGCGAGCCTGGCGGCTCCGCCTGCCGTGTTCGCCGCTCCCATCGCGGTGCAAGACGACGCCCGCCACACGGTCACCCTGCCGCAGCCGGCCCAGCGCATCGTCAGCCTGGCGCCGCACGCCACCGAACTGCTGTTCGCCGCCGGCGCCGGCGGCTATGTAGTCGGCGTCAGCGACTACAGCGACTATCCGCTAGCCGCCAAACAACTCCCCTCGATCGGCAGCAGCAGCGCGCTGGACATCGAGCGCATCGCCGCCCTCAAGCCGGACCTGGTAATAGCCTGGAGCAGCGGCAATTCCGCCAGCCAGCTCGCCAGGCTGCGCGCGCTCGGGATTCCCGTGTTTGAAAGCGAACCGCGCCAGCTGGAAGTAATCGCCTCGTCGCTGCAGCGCCTGGGGCAACTGGCTGGCGTCCCGGATAGCGGCGCGGCGGCGGCCAAGGCCTTCAGCGCCAGGCTGGCGCAGCTGACCGCAACTTATCAGCAACGGCCGCCGGTGCGGGTGTTTTACCAGATCTGGCAAAAGCCGCTGATGACCCTCAACGGTAGCCACATGGTGTCCAGCGTGATCCGCCTGTGCGGCGGCGAAAACGTGTTCGGCCAGCTGCCACAGCTGGCGCCCACGGTCAGCACCGAAGCCGTGCTGACGGCCAATCCGGAAGTGATCTTCGCTGCCGATGGCGGCAATGCCCCGGATACCGGCTGGCGCCGTTTTCCCAAACTGGCGGCGGTAGCCGGCGACAATCTGTTTGCGCTGACACCGGACTGGATGAGCCGGCCCGGCCCGCGCATACTGGACGGCGCCGCCGAACTATGCCAGAAGCTGGACCTGGCGCGCAGCCACCGGCACTAG